Proteins from one Plodia interpunctella isolate USDA-ARS_2022_Savannah chromosome 7, ilPloInte3.2, whole genome shotgun sequence genomic window:
- the LOC128671221 gene encoding transmembrane protein 138-like has product MKLSTPRYTFCLFFQFAFIILDLIFNCVTLFPRSRDGLLVLFIFQDLFLVLSITAMLMTFFSTYLFQAGLVEVLVRKFRAAGAVCVLYLCVSVCLHAAWLLQRWPEPHAATPPALVCLFALQRCLSPWYYFFYKRAALRVSDPRFYEDIDWINRQLTPRTH; this is encoded by the exons ATGAAGTTATCGACTCCaagatatacattttgtttgtttttccaATTTGCTTTCATTATTCtcgatttaattttcaactgCGTTACTTTATTTCCCAGAAGTCGCGATGGCCTTCTTGTTTTATTCAT ATTTCAGGATCTTTTTCTGGTGCTATCAATCACAGCTATGCTTATGACGTTTTTCTCAACATATCTCTTTcaa GCAGGTTTGGTAGAAGTGTTGGTCCGCAAGTTCCGCGCGGCGGGCGCGGTGTGTGTGCTGTACTTGTGCGTGAGCGTGTGTCTGCACGCGGCGTGGCTGCTGCAGCGCTGGCCGGAGCCGCACGCCGCCACGCCGCCCGCGCTCGTCTGCTTGTTCGCTCTGCAGAGATGTT TGTCTCCATGGTACTACTTCTTCTACAAGCGCGCGGCACTGAGAGTGAGCGACCCCCGGTTCTACGAGGACATCGACTGGATCAACCGGCAGCTCACTCCGCGCACTCACTGA
- the LOC128671346 gene encoding NKAP family protein CG6066, with the protein MAGNRERSRRSTDRHRSPSDRHRSRERRDRSRDHHRERPYAERDRGRSSYREDHGGGLGGGGGGPGPRGRYKPQEEEFLDARREQRERIGQIGVASVWGKSPVRPDSDEETSQPEKETSKKEKKKSKKSKDKEDTKQKLKKLKKKLKKVKKARKKAKKRKSKGSSSGSSSSGSEEEVWVEKGKEHEVVETQTKSAISNQQDTELASEVFGPTPRVGPQLGHKDFGRALLPGEGAAMAAYVAEGKRIPRRGEIGLTSDEIASYESVGYVMSGSRHRRMEAVRIRKENQIYSADEKRALAAFSKEERAKRENAILAQFRDVLQARAAHNHHK; encoded by the exons ATGGCGGGAAACCGCGAACGGAGTCGACGCAGTACTGATCGCCATCGGAGTCCTAGCGATAGACACAGGAGTCGAGAGCGACGAGACAGGAGTCGGGACCATCACAGGGAGCGGCCATACGCTGAGAGGGACCGCGGCCGCAGCTCGTACAGGGAAGACCATGGGGGAGGATTAGGAGGAG GAGGTGGAGGCCCAGGTCCCAGAGGTCGCTACAAACCTCAAGAAGAGGAGTTTCTGGATGCGAGACGAGAGCAACGGGAGAGAATTGGACAAATTGGAGTTGCCTCTGTGTGGGGCAAGTCACCAGTTAGGCCAGA CTCTGACGAAGAAACCTCACAGCCAGAAAAAGAAACaagcaaaaaagaaaagaagaagagCAAGAAATCCAAAGACAAAGAGGACACAAAACAGAAgttgaagaaattaaaaaagaaactcaaAAAGGTGAAGAAAGCTcgaaaaaaagcaaaaaaaaggaaatcaAAGGGTTCTAGCAGTGGCAGCAGCAGCTCTGGTAGTGAAGAAGAGGTGTGGGTGGAAAAAGGAA AAGAACATGAAGTAGTGGAGACACAAACAAAGTCTGCCATATCAAACCAGCAAGACACAGAGTTGGCTTCAGAAGTATTCGGGCCCACACCACGCGTGGGTCCACAGTTGGGGCACAAGGACTTCGGGCGCGCCTTGTTGCCTGGAGAGGGTGCTGCGATGGCCGCTTATGTGGCTGAAGGCAAAAGGATTCCACGGAGAGGAGAGATCGGACTTACCTCAGATGAAATTGCGTCCTACGAATCTGTAGGCTATGTCATGAGTGGTAGCAG ACACCGGCGCATGGAGGCGGTGCGCATCCGCAAGGAGAACCAGATCTACTCCGCGGACGAGAAGCGCGCGCTGGCCGCGTTCAGCAAGGAGGAGCGCGCCAAGCGAGAGAACGCAATCCTCGCGCAGTTCCGCGACGTGCTGCAGGCGCGCGCCGCCCACAACCACCACAAGTAG